A genomic region of Nymphalis io chromosome 3, ilAglIoxx1.1, whole genome shotgun sequence contains the following coding sequences:
- the LOC126780879 gene encoding golgin subfamily A member 2-like isoform X1, with product MDIRAEKLAKARKKLRDHQEKKVVTGQKEEILVEQKPKENLNDNVNLMTVNTTDHDKKYGINSNQNESIVNMDADKNASEIKSDVITEMLISNKANLEFQMNEMSTKIANLESLYELEKRNHNDCKQKNIALQNEISDLKTKYKIAIQEVSSKVEDMAHLKEALQFLHDEKNNLFEELELTKSILNRKELENTQLFHQISTYQSQINMLQIQLQQLTNDSLGNFDPSYTKKHQDTETLLDKIYELERSVEMTHREKEELISQYNQYAQDISEKLKAEQHKNEMKSIELRKLQDREQSLVEQISEIEIRLQNHISRNDELCRQQKHDRELKDQYKTTKVNLEKMIVKYNELQKQYLDSQEKIQELTRAKEIQNYENNRYNQENVNISKLNADIVSDKLAAQRATEQNEQLKVDMEGLEQIIVKLGKDKLELTEKWTHEKQLNKGLALKLAEVEESVKTLQNQLKAKDDEMIRLLNEFREMEKRHENTLKDVSEMKHNLDTDNTEECSVEKHHDTDLDNEKSLLTTTPHTDTKVKLDNLCIPKEDAMIKLQERFLNIMDEVANLSDEKHRLEHIILQLQNETDTICEYVALYQQQRSLLKKREEERSNQLKIFQAECDKLKRHLEELSDLLLRFAADKELTSFLKNETRLNDLARVKELLEELQNCSLINPKFKNLDLNIFYPCHCCSGQLIDI from the exons ATGGATATAAGAGCCGAAAAGTTAGCTAAGGCAAGAAAAAag ttaagagATCATCAAGAGAAAAAAGTTGTAACTGGTCAAAAAGAAGAAATATTGGTTGAACAAAAAcctaaagaaaatttaaatgacAATGTTAATTTGATGACTGTTAACACAACTGatcatgataaaaaatatggaaTAAATAGTAATCAAAATGAATCAATTGTTAATATGGATGCAGACAAAAATGCTTCAGAAATTAAATCAGATGTTATTACTGAAATGCTTATATCAAATAAAGCAAACCTTGAATTCCAGATGAATGAAATGAGCACTAAAATAGCAAATTTAGAATCTCTATATGAATTAGAAAAACGTAATCATAATGAttgcaaacaaaaaaatattgccttacaaaatgaaataagcgatttaaaaacaaagtataaAATTGCTATTCAAGAAGTTTCATCAAAAGTTGAAGATATGGCACACTTAAAGGAGGCACTTCAGTTTTTACATgatgaaaaaaacaatttatttgaagAATTAGAGTTAACAAAATCTATTTTGAATAGAAAAGAATTAGAAAATACACAACTATTCCATCAAATATCTACATATCAGAGTCAAATTAATATGTTGCAAATTCAATTGCAACAATTAACAAATGATTCTCTTGGTAATTTTGACCCTagttatacaaaaaaacatcaAGATACTGAGACTCTATTGGATAAAATTTATGAGTTAGAACGCAGTGTAGAGATGACACACAGAGAAAAAGAGGAATTAATTTCACAATATAATCAGTATGCACAAGATATAAGTGAGAAACTAAAAGCAGAGCAAcacaaaaatgaaatgaaatctaTAGAATTACGTAAACTTCAAGATAGGGAGCAAAGTCTTGTAGAGCAAATAAGTGAAATAGAAATACGTCTACAAAATCATATTTCTAGAAATGATGAATTATGTAGACAACAAAAACATGACAGAGAGCTCAAAGatcaatataaaacaacaaaagtaA ACCTTGAAAAAATGATTGTTAAATACAATGAACTTCAGAAACAATACTTGGATAGCCAAGAAAAAATTCAAGAATTAACTCGAGCTAAAGAAATTCAAAACTATGAAAATAACAGATATAATCaagaaaatgttaatatttccaAACTAAATGCAGACATAGTGAGTGACAAATTGGCTGCACAAAGGGCAACAGAACAAAATGAACAGTTAAAAGTTGACATGGAAGGTTTGGAacaaattatagttaaattg GGTAAAGATAAGTTAGAGTTGACAGAGAAATGGACCCATGAGAAACAGTTAAATAAAGGATTAGCACTGAAATTAGCAGAAGTAGAAGAGAGTGTTAAAACCCTGCAGAATCAATTAAAAGCTAAAGATGATGAAATGATAAGATTGCTAAACGAATTTCGGGAAATGGAGAAAAGACATGAAAATACATTGAAAGATGTTAGCGAAATGAAGCACAATTTAGACACAGATAATACTGAGGAATGTTCAGTTGAAAAACATCACGATACTGATCTAGATAATGAGAAGTCACTTTTAACAACGACGCCGCACACagatacaaaagttaaattagACAATTTATGTATACCAAAAGAGGATGCGATGATTAAACTTCAAGAacgctttttaaatataatggacGAAGTTGCCAACTTATCTGATGAAAAACATAGATTGGAACATATTATTCTACAGTTACAAAACGAAACTGATACTATTTGCGAATACGTAGCGCTTTACCAACAGCAACGTAGCTTATTGAAGAAAAGAGAAGAAGAAAGaagtaatcaattaaaaatattccaagctGAATGTGACAAATTAAAACGTCATTTAGAAGAACTAAGTGATCTTCTCTTAAGATTCGCAGCTGACAAGGAGCTAACctcatttttaaaaaatgaaaccaGACTTAATGATTTGGCTAGAGTGAAGGAATTGCTTGAAGAGCTACAGAATTGTTCATTGATTAATccgaaatttaaaaacttagacttaaatatattttatccttgTCATTGTTGTTCTGGTCAACTcatcgatatttaa
- the LOC126780879 gene encoding golgin subfamily A member 2-like isoform X2, producing the protein MDIRAEKLAKARKKLRDHQEKKVVTGQKEEILVEQKPKENLNDNVNLMTVNTTDHDKKYGINSNQNESIVNMDADKNASEIKSDVITEMLISNKANLEFQMNEMSTKIANLESLYELEKRNHNDCKQKNIALQNEISDLKTKYKIAIQEVSSKVEDMAHLKEALQFLHDEKNNLFEELELTKSILNRKELENTQLFHQISTYQSQINMLQIQLQQLTNDSLGNFDPSYTKKHQDTETLLDKIYELERSVEMTHREKEELISQYNQYAQDISEKLKAEQHKNEMKSIELRKLQDREQSLVEQISEIEIRLQNHISRNDELCRQQKHDRELKDQYKTTKEDLEKMIVKYNELQKQYLDSQEKIQELTRAKEIQNYENNRYNQENVNISKLNADIVSDKLAAQRATEQNEQLKVDMEGLEQIIVKLGKDKLELTEKWTHEKQLNKGLALKLAEVEESVKTLQNQLKAKDDEMIRLLNEFREMEKRHENTLKDVSEMKHNLDTDNTEECSVEKHHDTDLDNEKSLLTTTPHTDTKVKLDNLCIPKEDAMIKLQERFLNIMDEVANLSDEKHRLEHIILQLQNETDTICEYVALYQQQRSLLKKREEERSNQLKIFQAECDKLKRHLEELSDLLLRFAADKELTSFLKNETRLNDLARVKELLEELQNCSLINPKFKNLDLNIFYPCHCCSGQLIDI; encoded by the exons ATGGATATAAGAGCCGAAAAGTTAGCTAAGGCAAGAAAAAag ttaagagATCATCAAGAGAAAAAAGTTGTAACTGGTCAAAAAGAAGAAATATTGGTTGAACAAAAAcctaaagaaaatttaaatgacAATGTTAATTTGATGACTGTTAACACAACTGatcatgataaaaaatatggaaTAAATAGTAATCAAAATGAATCAATTGTTAATATGGATGCAGACAAAAATGCTTCAGAAATTAAATCAGATGTTATTACTGAAATGCTTATATCAAATAAAGCAAACCTTGAATTCCAGATGAATGAAATGAGCACTAAAATAGCAAATTTAGAATCTCTATATGAATTAGAAAAACGTAATCATAATGAttgcaaacaaaaaaatattgccttacaaaatgaaataagcgatttaaaaacaaagtataaAATTGCTATTCAAGAAGTTTCATCAAAAGTTGAAGATATGGCACACTTAAAGGAGGCACTTCAGTTTTTACATgatgaaaaaaacaatttatttgaagAATTAGAGTTAACAAAATCTATTTTGAATAGAAAAGAATTAGAAAATACACAACTATTCCATCAAATATCTACATATCAGAGTCAAATTAATATGTTGCAAATTCAATTGCAACAATTAACAAATGATTCTCTTGGTAATTTTGACCCTagttatacaaaaaaacatcaAGATACTGAGACTCTATTGGATAAAATTTATGAGTTAGAACGCAGTGTAGAGATGACACACAGAGAAAAAGAGGAATTAATTTCACAATATAATCAGTATGCACAAGATATAAGTGAGAAACTAAAAGCAGAGCAAcacaaaaatgaaatgaaatctaTAGAATTACGTAAACTTCAAGATAGGGAGCAAAGTCTTGTAGAGCAAATAAGTGAAATAGAAATACGTCTACAAAATCATATTTCTAGAAATGATGAATTATGTAGACAACAAAAACATGACAGAGAGCTCAAAGatcaatataaaacaacaaaa GAAGACCTTGAAAAAATGATTGTTAAATACAATGAACTTCAGAAACAATACTTGGATAGCCAAGAAAAAATTCAAGAATTAACTCGAGCTAAAGAAATTCAAAACTATGAAAATAACAGATATAATCaagaaaatgttaatatttccaAACTAAATGCAGACATAGTGAGTGACAAATTGGCTGCACAAAGGGCAACAGAACAAAATGAACAGTTAAAAGTTGACATGGAAGGTTTGGAacaaattatagttaaattg GGTAAAGATAAGTTAGAGTTGACAGAGAAATGGACCCATGAGAAACAGTTAAATAAAGGATTAGCACTGAAATTAGCAGAAGTAGAAGAGAGTGTTAAAACCCTGCAGAATCAATTAAAAGCTAAAGATGATGAAATGATAAGATTGCTAAACGAATTTCGGGAAATGGAGAAAAGACATGAAAATACATTGAAAGATGTTAGCGAAATGAAGCACAATTTAGACACAGATAATACTGAGGAATGTTCAGTTGAAAAACATCACGATACTGATCTAGATAATGAGAAGTCACTTTTAACAACGACGCCGCACACagatacaaaagttaaattagACAATTTATGTATACCAAAAGAGGATGCGATGATTAAACTTCAAGAacgctttttaaatataatggacGAAGTTGCCAACTTATCTGATGAAAAACATAGATTGGAACATATTATTCTACAGTTACAAAACGAAACTGATACTATTTGCGAATACGTAGCGCTTTACCAACAGCAACGTAGCTTATTGAAGAAAAGAGAAGAAGAAAGaagtaatcaattaaaaatattccaagctGAATGTGACAAATTAAAACGTCATTTAGAAGAACTAAGTGATCTTCTCTTAAGATTCGCAGCTGACAAGGAGCTAACctcatttttaaaaaatgaaaccaGACTTAATGATTTGGCTAGAGTGAAGGAATTGCTTGAAGAGCTACAGAATTGTTCATTGATTAATccgaaatttaaaaacttagacttaaatatattttatccttgTCATTGTTGTTCTGGTCAACTcatcgatatttaa
- the LOC126780892 gene encoding plasmanylethanolamine desaturase has translation MTLPLPIPPCAKRDGLSGLSCERFEYASTMATTLLAPVKTDREILEHSMSEDDPNANVQTRSEAGRPRWGPRHRGAQELAELYSPGKRLQEWVCVVVCCTLCICAGLLMAKYLRADASLLLAAIAGVLTADFASGLVHWAADTWGAVDLPIIGKNFLRPFREHHIDPTSITRHDFVETNGDNFAITIPVLARIVWQLLSYDTSQIDDQFHWIAYWYLCCIFVAMTNQIHKWSHTYFGLPAWVVLLQEWHIILPRRHHRIHHVAPHETYFCITTGWLNWPLEKLHFWSTLEMIIEALTGCKPRADDMKWAQKRS, from the exons ATGACTTTACCTCTACCTATACCACCTTGTGCAAAAAGAGATGGCCTAAGTGGTCTCAGCTGTGAACGCTTTGAGTACGCAAGTACTATGGCCACAACATTATTAGCTCCAGTAAAAACAGACCGTGAAATTCTTGAACACTCTATGTCTGAAGATGATCCAAATGCCAATGTACAGACAAGAAGTGAAGCAGGCAGGCCCAGGTGGGGCCCTCGTCATCGAGGTGCACAAGAACTTGCGGAATTATACAGTCCAG gaaAACGGTTGCAAGAATGGGTATGTGTTGTAGTCTGCTGTACACTGTGCATTTGTGCAGGCCTTCTTATGGCTAAATATCTACGTGCTGATGCTTCATTGTTACTGGCAGCTATAGCTGGTGTACTCACAGCAGACTTTGCCTCGGGCCTAGTACATTGGGCAGCCGATACCTGGGGAGCAGTAGATTTACCAATAATAGGCAAG AATTTTTTGCGGCCATTTCGTGAACATCACATCGATCCGACATCAATAACACGTCATGATTTTGTAGAAACTAACGGTGATAATTTTGCTATCACTATACCAGTGTTGGCGAGAATCGTTTGGCAGTTGCTTAGCTACGATACCTCGCAGATTGATGATCAGTTTCATTGGATTGCGTATTGGTATTTGTGCTGCATTTTTGTGGCCATGACAAATCAG ATTCATAAATGGTCTCACACATACTTCGGTCTGCCCGCGTGGGTGGTGTTATTACAAGAGTGGCACATAATATTGCCCCGTAGACATCACCGTATACATCACGTGGCGCCGCACGAGACTTACTTTTGTATAACTACTGGTTGGCTAAACTGGCCTTTAGAAAAACTGCACTTTTGGTCGACGCTTGAAATGATTATAGAAGCTTTAACAGGCTGCAAGCCTCGCGCCGATGATATGAAGTGGGCCCAGAAACGTTCCTAG